Proteins found in one Pagrus major chromosome 20, Pma_NU_1.0 genomic segment:
- the ddit4 gene encoding DNA damage-inducible transcript 4 protein produces the protein MPALSPAPTEIASLPPSPVDSSPRRLSWGKLVQRLTDFSTSPSTSSIESGSNNGSRSDLSDSGSDVYGDLSPSNDDLFYDPMEETILKEVVDLIARSLREAKDSDCALRCTKLLIPEKLLEHIGQELLHLAASEPCGLRGALIDLCVEQGAACESMGELSVDPYLVPTFQLTLVLRLESGGLWPKIQGLFSTKSPSTPVVRQAIKLSTGFRVIKKKLYCSEELLIEEC, from the exons ATGCCAGCTCTATCTCCTGCACCCACTGAAATCGCCAGCTTACCCCCCTCACCAGTGGACAGCAGTCCTAGGAGGCTGTCCTGGGGTAAACTGGTGCAAAGATTGACTGATTTCAGCACATCTCCCAGCACCAGCAGCATTGAGTCTGGGTCTAACAATGGCAGCAGGAGTGATCTCTCAGACTCAG GGTCAGATGTCTACGGTGACCTGTCTCCCTCTAATGATGACCTGTTTTATGATCCAATGGAGGAGACCATCCTCAAAGAAGTAGTGGACCTTATCGCACGAAGCCTGAGAGAAGCCAAAGACTCAGACTGCGCCTTACGATGCACAAAATTGCTCATCCCCGAGAAACTCCTGGAGCACATCGGACAGGAGCTCCTTCACCTGGCAGCTAGCGAGCCCTGTGGTTTGAGAGGGGCGCTCATTGACCTCTGTGTGGAGCAAGGGGCCGCCTGTGAGAGCATGGGAGAGCTATCTGTGGACCCCTACCTTGTCCCCACCTTTCAGCTGACCCTGGTGCTGAGGCTGGAGTCTGGTGGCCTGTGGCCTAAAATCCAAGGACTTTTTAGCACAAAGTCTCCTTCCACTCCTGTTGTGAGACAAGCTATTAAACTTAGCACTGGTTTCCGGGTTATCAAGAAGAAACTGTATTGTTCTGAAGAACTCCTCATTGAGGAATGTTAA